A genomic segment from Tessaracoccus defluvii encodes:
- a CDS encoding glycoside hydrolase family 3 N-terminal domain-containing protein, translating to MACVDDVTSSDSASLEVFRDAIAAGVDSVMVSSALFEKIDPDNEGVFSPVIIEDLLRGEFGFDGVVIADGLGAAASVADLAPGERAVRFLAAGGDLAINADPAIMGEMVTATLHEADTDPAFEERVTASAARVLALKSSVGLVGCG from the coding sequence GTGGCGTGTGTCGACGACGTCACCAGCAGCGACTCGGCGAGCCTGGAGGTGTTCCGGGACGCGATCGCCGCCGGGGTGGACTCGGTGATGGTCAGCTCGGCGCTGTTCGAGAAGATCGACCCCGACAATGAGGGTGTCTTCAGCCCAGTGATCATCGAGGACCTGCTGCGTGGCGAGTTCGGATTCGACGGCGTCGTCATCGCCGACGGCCTGGGAGCGGCCGCCTCCGTGGCCGACCTGGCGCCGGGGGAGCGGGCCGTCCGTTTCCTGGCTGCGGGCGGGGACCTGGCGATCAACGCCGACCCGGCCATCATGGGGGAGATGGTCACGGCGACGCTCCACGAGGCGGACACGGACCCTGCTTTCGAAGAGCGCGTGACGGCGTCTGCAGCTCGCGTCCTCGCGCTGAAGTCGTCGGTGGGCCTGGTCGGCTGCGGCTGA